In a genomic window of Comamonadaceae bacterium OTU4NAUVB1:
- a CDS encoding S49 family peptidase, whose translation MTEPTRTEPQGFEPFERPPASSPAHSAMSKNDPTSTPGWERATLEKLAFASLREQRAARRWKTFVRLGWLAFFVFLVWLGMSRTAATSTTTSPHTAVVEIKGEIANGADASAEFVVAAMKTAFEDAGAKGVVLLINSPGGSPVQAGIISDEIKRLKAKHGKPIYAVVEETCASAAYYIAAATDAIYVDKASIVGSIGVLMDGFGFTGTMEKLGVERRLLTSGENKGFLDPFSPVSDAQRAHAQQMLDQIHDQFIAVVKAGRGDRLKLDTPGLFSGLFWSGQRSIELGLADHVGNVDYVAREVIKAEEINDYTRRDNVAEKLAKKFGAAMGDASVRALHAVPALR comes from the coding sequence ATGACCGAACCGACCCGTACGGAACCTCAGGGTTTCGAGCCTTTCGAGCGCCCTCCGGCGTCTTCTCCCGCCCATTCCGCCATGTCAAAGAACGATCCGACCTCCACCCCCGGCTGGGAGCGCGCCACGCTCGAGAAGCTCGCCTTCGCGTCCTTGCGCGAGCAGCGCGCCGCGCGCCGCTGGAAGACCTTCGTGCGCCTGGGTTGGCTCGCGTTCTTCGTCTTTCTCGTCTGGCTGGGCATGTCGCGCACCGCCGCCACGTCGACCACCACCTCGCCGCACACGGCCGTGGTGGAGATCAAGGGCGAGATCGCCAACGGCGCGGACGCCAGCGCCGAATTCGTCGTCGCGGCCATGAAGACGGCGTTCGAGGATGCCGGCGCCAAGGGCGTCGTGCTGCTCATCAACTCGCCCGGCGGCAGCCCGGTCCAGGCCGGCATCATCAGCGACGAGATTAAGCGCCTGAAGGCCAAGCACGGCAAGCCGATCTATGCCGTGGTCGAGGAGACCTGCGCCTCGGCCGCCTACTACATCGCCGCGGCCACCGACGCCATCTACGTGGACAAGGCCAGCATCGTCGGCAGCATCGGCGTGCTGATGGACGGTTTCGGCTTCACCGGCACCATGGAGAAGCTGGGCGTCGAGCGGCGCCTGCTCACCTCGGGCGAGAACAAGGGCTTCCTCGACCCCTTCAGCCCCGTGAGCGATGCCCAGCGCGCCCACGCGCAACAGATGCTCGACCAGATCCACGACCAGTTCATCGCCGTGGTGAAGGCCGGGCGCGGCGACCGGCTCAAGCTGGACACGCCCGGCCTGTTCAGCGGCCTGTTCTGGAGTGGCCAGCGGTCCATCGAGCTGGGCCTGGCCGACCATGTCGGCAACGTCGACTACGTGGCGCGGGAAGTGATCAAGGCCGAGGAGATCAACGACTACACGCGACGCGACAACGTCGCCGAGAAGCTGGCGAAGAAGTTCGGCGCCGCGATGGGCGACGCTTCGGTGCGCGCGCTGCACGCGGTGCCGGCCCTGCGCTGA
- a CDS encoding RluA family pseudouridine synthase: protein MKNIIGAKPGPTAAEVRFVTVDEESAGQRLDNFLFRHLKGVPKTHVYRIIRSGEVRLNKGRVQAETRVSAGDVLRLPPMRMTAPAEDGAPGAPARDFPVLFEDASLLAIDKPAGVAVHGGSGVSFGVIEQLRAARPDAKFLELVHRLDRETSGILLVARKRSALTALQAQFRERETGKTYLALVDGAWPANRKVLDASLARYLLPAAAGAAEGERRVRVVPQDHPDAMHAVTLVRVVALVRLAGDATPMSLLAVTIKTGRTHQIRVHLASAGHAIAGDDKYGDFERNRDLQKAGLKRMFLHAWRLQFDHPATGERTALEAGLPPELRALMSADVLDALARQPAPQGAA from the coding sequence GTGAAAAATATTATAGGTGCGAAGCCCGGGCCCACGGCCGCGGAGGTCCGCTTTGTTACGGTGGATGAAGAATCCGCCGGGCAGCGTCTCGACAACTTTCTCTTCCGCCATTTGAAGGGCGTGCCCAAGACGCACGTCTACCGCATCATCCGCTCGGGCGAGGTGCGCCTGAACAAGGGCCGTGTCCAGGCCGAGACGCGCGTCTCGGCCGGCGACGTACTGCGCTTGCCGCCGATGCGGATGACCGCGCCCGCGGAGGACGGCGCCCCCGGCGCACCGGCGCGCGATTTTCCGGTCCTGTTCGAGGATGCGTCGCTGCTGGCCATCGACAAGCCCGCCGGCGTGGCGGTGCACGGCGGCAGCGGCGTGAGCTTCGGCGTCATCGAGCAGTTGCGCGCGGCGCGCCCCGATGCCAAGTTCCTCGAGCTGGTGCACCGGCTGGACCGCGAGACCTCCGGCATCCTGCTGGTGGCGAGGAAACGCAGTGCCCTGACGGCCCTGCAGGCACAGTTCCGCGAGCGCGAGACGGGCAAGACCTACCTGGCTTTGGTCGATGGCGCCTGGCCGGCCAACCGCAAGGTCCTGGACGCGTCCCTGGCCCGCTACCTGCTCCCCGCGGCGGCGGGCGCGGCCGAGGGCGAGCGCCGGGTGCGGGTCGTCCCCCAGGACCATCCCGACGCGATGCATGCCGTGACGCTGGTGCGGGTCGTCGCCCTGGTCCGGCTCGCCGGCGACGCCACGCCGATGTCGCTGCTGGCCGTCACCATCAAGACCGGGCGCACGCACCAGATCCGCGTGCACCTCGCTTCCGCCGGCCATGCCATCGCCGGCGACGACAAATATGGCGATTTCGAACGCAACCGCGATTTGCAGAAGGCCGGACTGAAGCGCATGTTCCTGCATGCCTGGCGACTGCAGTTCGACCACCCGGCGACCGGCGAGCGCACGGCGCTGGAGGCCGGCCTGCCGCCCGAACTGCGCGCGCTGATGTCCGCCGACGTGCTCGACGCGCTGGCCCGCCAACCCGCGCCCCAGGGCGCCGCCTGA
- a CDS encoding Maf family nucleotide pyrophosphatase — MQRPLILASTSRYRRELLARLRMPFDVQAPEVDETPLPGETPLALAQRLALSKANTVAARFPEAIVIGSDQVADLDGEPLGKPGDHDRATAQLRRMRGHTLVFQTAVAVVCAASGFAHSDVAPVRVVFRPLSDEAIETYLRAETPYDCAGSAKSEGLGIALLDAIDSDDPTALVGLPLIRTARMLRAAGLELL, encoded by the coding sequence ATGCAACGCCCTTTGATCCTCGCCTCGACTTCGCGCTATCGCCGCGAACTGCTCGCGCGCCTGCGCATGCCCTTCGACGTTCAGGCCCCGGAGGTCGACGAGACCCCGTTGCCTGGCGAGACCCCCCTGGCGCTCGCGCAACGGCTGGCCCTGTCCAAGGCCAACACGGTCGCGGCGCGCTTTCCGGAGGCGATCGTGATCGGCTCCGACCAGGTGGCCGATCTCGACGGCGAGCCGCTGGGCAAGCCTGGCGATCACGACCGCGCCACCGCCCAGCTGCGCCGCATGCGCGGGCACACCCTGGTGTTCCAGACGGCGGTGGCGGTGGTGTGCGCCGCCAGCGGCTTCGCCCACAGCGACGTGGCACCGGTGCGCGTGGTCTTCCGACCCCTGAGCGACGAGGCCATCGAGACCTACCTGCGCGCGGAGACGCCCTACGACTGCGCCGGCAGCGCCAAGAGCGAGGGCCTGGGCATCGCCCTGCTCGACGCCATCGACAGCGACGACCCCACCGCGCTGGTCGGCCTGCCGCTCATCCGCACGGCGCGGATGCTGCGCGCCGCCGGCCTGGAGCTGCTGTGA
- a CDS encoding ketoacyl-ACP synthase III, giving the protein MTSFSRITGTGSYLPPRCLSNDDLARELAERGVETSDQWIVERTGIRARHFAAPDVASSDLGLEAARRALEAAGRTAEDVDLIIVATSTPDMVFPSTAAILQHKLGIAGCAAFDVQAVCSGFIYALTVADALIKTGTARCALVIGAEVFSRILDFDDRTTCVLFGDGAGAVVLEASERPGILASDLHADGRHVGILCVPGQVAGGEVVGTPLLRMDGQAVFKLAVRVLEEAARATLAKAGKTPEDIDWLIPHQANLRIMQGTARKLRLPLEKLVVTVHDHGNTSAASIPLALDVAVRGSQVKPGDTVMLEGVGGGFTWGAVLLNL; this is encoded by the coding sequence ATGACCTCCTTCTCCCGCATCACCGGTACCGGCAGTTACCTGCCGCCTCGCTGCCTCAGCAACGACGATCTGGCCCGCGAACTCGCCGAGCGTGGCGTCGAGACGTCGGATCAGTGGATCGTGGAGCGCACCGGCATCCGCGCGCGTCATTTCGCCGCGCCGGACGTGGCCAGCAGCGACCTGGGCCTCGAAGCCGCCCGGCGCGCGCTCGAGGCAGCGGGTCGAACGGCCGAGGACGTCGACCTGATCATCGTCGCCACCTCGACGCCGGACATGGTGTTTCCCTCGACGGCCGCGATCCTGCAGCACAAGCTGGGAATCGCGGGCTGCGCGGCCTTCGACGTGCAGGCGGTCTGCAGCGGGTTCATCTATGCGCTGACCGTGGCCGACGCGCTGATCAAGACCGGCACTGCCCGCTGTGCCCTGGTGATCGGCGCCGAGGTGTTTTCCCGCATCCTGGACTTCGACGACCGCACCACCTGCGTGCTGTTCGGCGACGGCGCCGGTGCCGTGGTGCTCGAGGCCAGCGAGCGGCCCGGCATCCTGGCGAGCGACCTGCATGCCGATGGCAGGCATGTCGGCATCCTGTGCGTGCCGGGGCAGGTCGCCGGCGGCGAGGTGGTGGGCACGCCGCTGCTGCGCATGGACGGCCAGGCCGTCTTCAAGCTGGCCGTGCGCGTCCTCGAGGAAGCGGCGCGCGCCACGCTCGCCAAGGCCGGAAAGACACCCGAGGACATCGACTGGCTGATCCCGCACCAGGCCAACCTCCGCATCATGCAGGGCACGGCCCGCAAGCTGCGATTGCCGCTGGAAAAGCTCGTCGTGACCGTGCACGATCACGGCAACACGTCGGCCGCCTCCATTCCGCTCGCGCTCGACGTCGCGGTGCGTGGCAGTCAGGTGAAGCCCGGCGACACCGTGATGCTCGAAGGCGTGGGCGGGGGTTTCACCTGGGGTGCCGTCCTCCTGAATCTTTAG
- a CDS encoding MFS transporter, with product MATEHANAAAGGALDRSVPSTATRWASRTQFFCAGFIFATWGVHIPTVKAHYGIDEAQLGLALLAAGVGALLGISQAGRVIGRHGARLVCGLCGTVYALLLTGLIAMPGLIGLLALLVLFGLVTSVFDVAINTEAAQLEMRGGQPLMSGMHGMFSLGGMAGALTGGAAIAAGLPPQHHLWLVAGAMLVAVALATTRMLPGAVTATERGPGGGTDGFRLPRGALAVLGTLAALGLIAEGAIYDWSVLYLQQELGSPQQQAALAYGSFSAAMAAARFGGDALRKRFEPAALVRGSALLAAASMALVLVTSTPWVALAGFAGVGVGFANVVPVLFAASAQMPGVPPAQGIASVSAMAYLGFMTGPPVIGFLARVSSLTLALCVVVAFALALALAARHANPRP from the coding sequence ATGGCGACGGAGCACGCGAACGCCGCCGCCGGTGGTGCCCTCGACCGATCGGTGCCCTCCACCGCCACGCGCTGGGCCTCGCGCACGCAGTTCTTCTGCGCCGGCTTCATCTTCGCCACCTGGGGCGTGCACATTCCCACCGTCAAGGCGCACTACGGCATCGACGAGGCCCAGCTCGGCCTGGCCCTTTTGGCCGCGGGCGTCGGCGCGCTGCTGGGCATCTCGCAGGCGGGCCGCGTCATCGGGCGCCACGGCGCGCGCCTCGTCTGCGGCCTGTGCGGCACGGTCTACGCGCTGCTGCTGACCGGCCTGATCGCGATGCCGGGCCTGATCGGCCTGCTGGCGCTGCTGGTGCTGTTCGGCCTGGTCACCAGCGTGTTCGACGTCGCCATCAACACCGAGGCCGCGCAGCTGGAGATGCGCGGGGGACAGCCCCTGATGAGCGGCATGCACGGCATGTTCAGCCTGGGCGGGATGGCCGGCGCGCTCACCGGGGGCGCCGCGATCGCCGCCGGCCTGCCGCCGCAGCACCACCTGTGGCTGGTGGCCGGCGCCATGCTGGTGGCCGTGGCGCTGGCGACGACGCGGATGCTGCCGGGCGCCGTCACCGCGACCGAACGCGGGCCCGGCGGCGGCACGGACGGGTTCCGGCTGCCGCGCGGCGCGCTGGCCGTGCTCGGCACCCTGGCGGCGCTGGGGCTGATCGCCGAAGGCGCCATCTACGACTGGAGCGTGCTGTACCTCCAGCAGGAGCTGGGCAGTCCGCAGCAGCAGGCCGCGCTGGCCTATGGCAGTTTCTCGGCCGCCATGGCCGCCGCGCGCTTCGGCGGCGACGCGCTGCGCAAGCGCTTCGAACCCGCCGCGCTGGTGCGCGGCAGCGCGCTGCTGGCGGCCGCGTCGATGGCGCTGGTGCTGGTCACCTCGACGCCGTGGGTCGCGCTGGCGGGGTTCGCCGGCGTCGGCGTCGGGTTCGCCAATGTCGTGCCGGTGCTGTTCGCCGCCTCGGCGCAGATGCCGGGCGTGCCGCCGGCGCAGGGCATCGCCTCGGTGTCGGCGATGGCGTACCTCGGCTTCATGACCGGGCCGCCGGTCATCGGCTTCCTGGCACGCGTCAGTTCGCTGACGCTCGCGCTGTGCGTGGTGGTGGCGTTCGCCCTGGCGCTGGCCCTGGCCGCGCGCCACGCGAATCCCCGGCCCTGA
- a CDS encoding SAM-dependent methyltransferase, which yields MYLVPAPLDFGCDAQSPLQDALPLGTLQAAARITHWICENAKSARAYLKRIDAVVPLAVPLQSQRIDELPREVHKKGDHAGEFDARGMLAAALQGHDIGLLSEAGMPAVADPGSSVARAAHLLGVEVVPLTGPVSLLLALAASGLNGQNFAFVGYLPQDADERVGRIRELEALALRTGQTQLFIETPYRNAALLQALKQSLQHHTRLSVARGLTLAGASVRSDTVRGWRATAPETADTRLPAVFAIGR from the coding sequence CTGTACCTCGTGCCCGCGCCGCTGGACTTCGGCTGCGACGCCCAGTCGCCCCTGCAGGACGCGTTGCCGCTCGGCACGCTGCAGGCGGCCGCGCGCATCACGCACTGGATCTGCGAGAACGCGAAATCGGCCCGCGCCTACCTCAAGCGCATCGACGCCGTCGTGCCGCTGGCCGTGCCGCTGCAGTCGCAGCGCATCGACGAGCTGCCGCGCGAGGTGCACAAGAAGGGCGACCATGCCGGGGAGTTCGACGCTCGCGGCATGCTGGCGGCGGCGCTGCAGGGCCACGACATCGGCCTGCTGAGCGAGGCGGGAATGCCGGCGGTGGCCGACCCGGGCTCCTCGGTGGCGCGCGCGGCGCACCTCCTGGGCGTCGAGGTGGTGCCGCTGACCGGCCCGGTGTCGCTGTTGCTGGCCTTGGCCGCGAGCGGGCTCAACGGCCAGAATTTCGCCTTCGTGGGCTACCTGCCGCAGGACGCCGACGAACGCGTCGGGCGCATCCGCGAACTGGAGGCGCTGGCGCTGCGCACCGGACAGACCCAGCTCTTCATCGAGACGCCCTACCGCAACGCCGCGCTGCTGCAGGCGCTCAAGCAGTCGCTGCAGCACCACACCCGCCTGTCGGTGGCGCGTGGCCTGACGCTGGCCGGCGCCAGCGTGCGCAGCGACACGGTCAGGGGCTGGCGCGCCACCGCGCCGGAGACCGCCGACACGCGCCTGCCGGCCGTCTTCGCGATCGGCCGCTGA
- a CDS encoding DUF177 domain-containing protein, whose product MKRDAAPARLDVIDFASTAATLAGEEPVSGFPRVAAELAGAAETAPSAPGATGAPDAPSVRWTATGARRAGASGAVEPWLHLQADAVVPLICQRCLAPVDTALQVDRWFRFAPDEATAAVEDELADEDVLVAARDFALRELIEDELLMEIPFTPRHDVCPQPVRLTASDEAFDEGEGERANPFAVLGSLRPRKS is encoded by the coding sequence ATGAAAAGAGATGCCGCACCCGCCAGACTCGATGTGATCGATTTCGCCAGCACCGCCGCGACGCTCGCGGGCGAAGAACCCGTGAGCGGTTTTCCGCGCGTGGCCGCCGAGCTGGCGGGCGCCGCGGAAACGGCACCGTCGGCGCCGGGGGCCACCGGCGCACCCGACGCGCCATCGGTCCGGTGGACCGCCACCGGGGCGCGCCGCGCGGGCGCGAGCGGTGCCGTCGAGCCCTGGCTCCATCTGCAGGCCGACGCGGTGGTGCCGCTGATCTGCCAGCGCTGCCTCGCGCCGGTCGACACCGCGCTGCAGGTCGATCGGTGGTTCCGTTTCGCGCCCGACGAAGCCACGGCGGCGGTCGAGGACGAGCTCGCCGACGAGGATGTGCTCGTGGCCGCGCGCGACTTCGCGCTCCGTGAGCTGATCGAGGACGAGTTGCTGATGGAGATTCCCTTCACCCCACGGCACGACGTGTGCCCGCAGCCGGTGCGGCTGACCGCGTCCGACGAGGCATTCGACGAAGGGGAGGGCGAGCGTGCCAATCCTTTCGCGGTGCTGGGCAGCCTGCGCCCGCGCAAGTCCTGA
- the acpP gene encoding acyl carrier protein, which yields MSDIEARVKKIIAEQLGVEESQVTNEKAFVADLGADSLDTVELVMALEDEFGIEIPDEDAEKITTVQNAVDYATKNQKA from the coding sequence ATGAGCGATATCGAAGCACGTGTCAAAAAAATCATCGCCGAGCAACTCGGCGTGGAAGAGTCCCAGGTCACCAACGAGAAGGCTTTCGTGGCCGACCTCGGCGCGGATTCGCTCGACACGGTGGAACTCGTGATGGCACTCGAGGACGAGTTCGGCATCGAGATCCCCGACGAGGACGCCGAGAAGATCACGACGGTGCAAAACGCCGTCGATTACGCCACCAAGAATCAGAAGGCCTGA
- the rpmF gene encoding 50S ribosomal protein L32, producing the protein MAVQQNKKSPSKRGMHRSHNALDVPGIAVEPTTGEIHLRHHISPTGFYRGRKVLKTKSES; encoded by the coding sequence ATGGCCGTCCAACAAAACAAGAAGTCGCCCTCCAAGCGCGGCATGCACCGTTCCCACAATGCGCTGGACGTGCCCGGCATCGCCGTGGAGCCGACCACCGGCGAGATCCACCTGCGCCATCACATCAGCCCGACCGGTTTCTACCGCGGCCGCAAGGTCCTGAAGACCAAGTCCGAATCCTGA
- a CDS encoding HAD-IA family hydrolase has protein sequence MTEPSTRRFDLIAFDWDGTLYDSTALIAHCIQDAVVDVGGARPSLRDAAWVIGLGLAEALARAAPDVPREKYVALGARYRYHYVKRQDDLVLFEGVLPMLDALRARGHRLAVATGKSRRGLNEVLATSELRDRFDDSRTADETAGKPHPRMLLELMEALDVPAARTLMIGDTTHDLQLAINAGCASVGVSYGAHEPASFDALGPLHVAHSVADLHRWLVDNA, from the coding sequence ATGACCGAACCCTCCACCCGCCGCTTCGACCTGATCGCCTTCGACTGGGACGGCACGCTCTACGACTCCACCGCGCTGATCGCGCACTGCATCCAGGACGCGGTGGTCGATGTCGGCGGCGCCCGGCCGAGCCTGCGCGACGCCGCCTGGGTCATCGGCCTGGGCCTGGCCGAGGCGCTGGCGCGCGCCGCGCCCGACGTGCCGCGCGAGAAGTACGTGGCGCTCGGCGCCCGTTATCGCTACCACTACGTGAAGCGGCAGGACGACCTCGTGCTGTTCGAGGGCGTGCTGCCGATGCTCGACGCGCTGCGGGCACGGGGTCACCGGCTGGCCGTCGCCACCGGCAAGTCGCGCCGCGGGCTCAACGAGGTGCTGGCCACCTCCGAACTGCGCGATCGCTTCGACGACTCCCGCACCGCCGACGAGACCGCCGGCAAGCCGCATCCGCGCATGCTGCTCGAACTGATGGAGGCGCTGGACGTGCCGGCCGCGCGCACCCTGATGATCGGCGACACCACGCACGACCTGCAGCTCGCGATCAATGCCGGCTGCGCGAGCGTCGGGGTGAGCTACGGCGCGCACGAGCCGGCGAGCTTCGACGCACTGGGTCCGCTGCACGTCGCGCATTCCGTGGCCGACCTGCATCGCTGGCTGGTCGACAACGCCTGA
- the fabD gene encoding ACP S-malonyltransferase encodes MNSFAFVFPGQGSQAVGMLDAWSGHPVIAETLDEASEALGEDVGALIQQGPKEALALTTNTQPVMLVAGVAAWRAWLAEGGRQPSVVAGHSLGEYSALVAAGALTLAQAAPLVRFRAQAMQQAVPVGVGAMAAVLGMDAARVIVGCAEATASFDIGSGEVVEAVNFNDPMQTVIAGSKAAVDKACEIVKTGGAKRALLLPVSAPFHSSLMRPAAEALRERLASVRIETPRIPVINNIDVAVETDAGRIRDALVRQAAGPVRWVETVQALQARGVDAIVECGPGRVLAGMAKRIAPDLPSAALYDPASLAQTRQLLTTS; translated from the coding sequence ATGAACTCCTTCGCTTTCGTATTTCCCGGCCAGGGTTCCCAGGCCGTCGGCATGCTCGACGCATGGTCCGGTCACCCGGTGATCGCCGAGACGCTGGACGAGGCATCCGAGGCGCTCGGCGAGGATGTGGGCGCCCTGATCCAGCAGGGTCCGAAGGAGGCGCTCGCACTCACGACCAACACGCAGCCGGTCATGCTGGTCGCCGGCGTGGCCGCGTGGCGTGCCTGGCTGGCCGAAGGTGGTCGCCAGCCGTCGGTCGTGGCGGGGCATTCGCTGGGCGAATATTCGGCGCTCGTGGCGGCCGGTGCACTCACGCTGGCGCAGGCTGCGCCGCTGGTCCGCTTTCGTGCCCAGGCGATGCAGCAGGCGGTGCCGGTCGGTGTCGGCGCCATGGCCGCCGTGCTCGGCATGGACGCTGCCCGTGTCATCGTCGGCTGTGCCGAGGCGACCGCCTCCTTCGACATCGGCAGTGGCGAGGTGGTGGAGGCCGTGAACTTCAACGATCCGATGCAGACCGTCATTGCCGGCAGCAAGGCCGCGGTCGACAAGGCGTGCGAGATCGTGAAGACGGGGGGTGCGAAGCGCGCGCTGTTGCTGCCGGTGTCGGCGCCGTTCCATTCGAGCCTGATGCGGCCGGCCGCCGAGGCGCTGCGCGAGCGCCTGGCGTCGGTGCGGATCGAGACGCCGCGAATTCCCGTGATCAACAACATCGACGTGGCCGTCGAGACCGATGCGGGCCGCATCCGCGACGCGCTGGTGCGGCAGGCGGCGGGCCCGGTGCGCTGGGTCGAGACGGTACAGGCGCTGCAAGCACGCGGCGTGGACGCCATCGTGGAGTGCGGACCGGGCCGCGTGCTCGCCGGCATGGCCAAACGAATCGCGCCGGACCTGCCCTCGGCGGCTCTCTACGATCCGGCGTCGCTCGCGCAGACCCGCCAACTCCTGACGACTTCATGA
- the plsX gene encoding phosphate acyltransferase PlsX, with product MGGDHGPRITLAACRAFLDRHPEASLLLVGLPAVLQGLVHPRARIVAATEVVGMDDPLEVALRRKKDSSMRVAIQQVKDGAAQAAVSAGNTGALMAIARYLLKTMDGIDRPAIAPQLPNRKGGATTVLDLGANVDCDAEDLLQFAVLGSALVSALTGNESPTVGLLNVGEEAIKGSETIKKASLLLRAAANSQDLNFYGNVEGNDIFKGTTDIVVCDGFVGNITLKATEGVASMIVEFLRFEYSNGLFSKFAALVSYPVLKSLKRRLDHRRYNGAALLGLRGLVFKSHGSADEVAFGYALDRAYDAARNNLLERVRSRIARAAPLLARTQPATPGASTEVTASAALHA from the coding sequence ATGGGTGGCGATCACGGGCCGCGCATCACGCTGGCGGCCTGTCGCGCCTTCCTCGACCGCCATCCCGAGGCCTCGCTCCTGCTGGTCGGCCTGCCCGCCGTGCTGCAGGGTCTGGTGCATCCGCGCGCCCGCATCGTGGCGGCGACCGAGGTGGTCGGCATGGACGATCCCCTGGAAGTCGCACTGCGCCGGAAGAAGGACTCCTCGATGCGGGTCGCCATCCAGCAGGTCAAGGATGGCGCGGCGCAGGCGGCGGTGTCGGCCGGCAACACCGGTGCGCTCATGGCGATCGCGCGTTACCTCCTCAAGACCATGGACGGCATCGACCGGCCGGCCATCGCGCCCCAGTTGCCCAATCGCAAGGGCGGCGCCACGACGGTGCTCGACCTGGGTGCCAATGTCGACTGCGACGCCGAGGACCTGCTGCAGTTCGCGGTGCTGGGCTCCGCGCTGGTCTCCGCGCTCACTGGCAACGAGTCGCCCACGGTCGGACTCCTGAACGTCGGCGAGGAGGCCATCAAGGGCAGCGAGACGATCAAGAAGGCAAGTCTGCTGCTGCGCGCCGCCGCCAATTCGCAGGACCTGAACTTCTACGGAAATGTCGAAGGCAACGACATCTTCAAGGGCACGACGGACATCGTGGTGTGTGACGGCTTCGTCGGCAACATCACGCTCAAGGCGACCGAAGGCGTGGCGTCTATGATCGTGGAGTTCCTGCGCTTCGAGTATTCCAACGGGCTGTTCAGCAAGTTCGCCGCGCTGGTGTCCTATCCGGTCCTGAAATCGCTGAAGCGGCGGCTCGACCACCGCCGATACAACGGCGCCGCGCTGCTGGGCCTGCGCGGACTGGTTTTCAAGAGCCATGGTTCGGCCGACGAGGTGGCGTTCGGCTACGCGCTCGATCGCGCTTATGATGCCGCCCGCAACAACCTGCTCGAGCGCGTGCGCTCCCGCATCGCCCGAGCCGCTCCCCTGCTCGCACGCACCCAGCCTGCAACCCCGGGGGCGTCGACCGAAGTCACCGCATCCGCCGCATTGCACGCTTGA
- the fabG gene encoding 3-oxoacyl-ACP reductase FabG, whose protein sequence is MTHPKFEGQIALVTGASRGIGAAIALELAQRGLVVIGTGTSTESAQKITAALGAFGGQGRPLDVNDGAALDALVDDIVKTRGGLHVVVNNAGITRDMLAMRLKDDDWDAVLDTNLKAVFRVSRAAIRPMMKQRYGRIISITSVVGAAGNAGQANYAAAKAGVAGMTRALARELGSRNITVNCVAPGFIETDMTSRLPEAQQQALLAQIPLGHLGKPADVAHAVAYLASPQASYVTGQELHVNGGMHMQ, encoded by the coding sequence ATGACCCATCCCAAATTCGAAGGACAGATCGCACTGGTCACCGGTGCATCGCGCGGCATCGGCGCGGCCATCGCCCTGGAACTCGCGCAGCGCGGCCTGGTGGTGATCGGCACCGGCACCAGCACCGAGAGCGCCCAGAAGATCACCGCCGCGCTCGGCGCGTTCGGAGGCCAGGGCCGTCCCCTGGACGTCAACGACGGCGCGGCACTCGACGCATTGGTCGACGACATCGTCAAGACCCGTGGCGGTCTGCATGTCGTGGTGAACAACGCCGGAATCACCCGCGACATGCTGGCCATGCGCCTGAAGGACGACGACTGGGACGCCGTGCTCGACACCAACCTGAAAGCCGTGTTCCGCGTCTCGCGCGCGGCGATACGTCCGATGATGAAGCAACGCTACGGTCGCATCATCAGCATCACCAGCGTGGTCGGCGCGGCCGGCAACGCGGGTCAGGCCAACTACGCCGCGGCCAAGGCCGGTGTCGCGGGCATGACGCGCGCGCTGGCGCGCGAACTCGGCAGCCGCAACATCACCGTCAACTGCGTCGCGCCGGGCTTCATCGAGACCGACATGACCTCGCGGCTGCCCGAAGCGCAGCAGCAGGCACTGCTTGCCCAGATCCCGTTGGGCCATCTGGGCAAGCCGGCCGACGTCGCGCACGCCGTCGCCTACCTCGCATCGCCGCAAGCTTCCTACGTGACGGGGCAGGAATTGCACGTCAATGGCGGCATGCACATGCAGTAG
- a CDS encoding Rieske 2Fe-2S domain-containing protein, whose translation MSEIQNIPLCQSSDLVEGGLAVPFDLTYAGETCRAFAIRFEGQVHAYLNRCTHVAMEMDHQPDRFFDDTGQWLLCASHGAAYRPDTGECGGGPCRGALVRVETSERDGVVHWHTAWNLRPVAF comes from the coding sequence ATGAGCGAGATTCAGAACATTCCCCTGTGCCAGTCGAGCGACCTGGTCGAAGGCGGCCTTGCCGTGCCCTTCGACCTCACGTACGCCGGCGAGACCTGCCGTGCCTTCGCGATCCGCTTCGAGGGGCAGGTGCATGCCTACCTCAATCGCTGCACCCACGTCGCGATGGAGATGGACCATCAGCCCGACCGCTTCTTCGACGACACCGGCCAGTGGCTGCTGTGCGCCTCGCACGGCGCCGCCTACCGGCCCGACACCGGCGAGTGCGGCGGCGGACCCTGCCGTGGCGCCCTGGTCAGGGTCGAGACGAGCGAGCGGGACGGCGTGGTCCACTGGCATACTGCCTGGAACCTCCGCCCGGTGGCTTTCTAG